In one window of Tubulanus polymorphus chromosome 3, tnTubPoly1.2, whole genome shotgun sequence DNA:
- the LOC141902513 gene encoding methyltransferase-like protein 27, which yields MAAPRCEDANLYEFMTKQLHENDDPVAITEIYNQWTTYDKEVKQMWYAGPTNLAKVVDKYVQNKECSIVDVGAGTGLVAEELRKAGFVGRFDAIEPSTGLLKEAELKGGLYQNCYTEYVTVEKPCSIPTGFYDHAVTCGAIVPGHIPYQALLEILRMVKEGGCIFACFRKNYLDLEQFQGFNEFLEKIQSEGKCTYDIIEIDEYCFSLPGLITVLKKTCR from the exons ATGGCAGCCCCACGATGTGAAGACGCAAATTTGTACGAGTTCATGACGAAACAACTTCACGAAAATGACGACCCTGTAGCGATTACGGAAATCTACAACCAATGGACAACTTACGACAAG GAGGTTAAACAGATGTGGTACGCTGGGCCGACGAATTTGGCGAAAGTTGTGGATAAGTACGTTCAAAATAAAGAATGCTCGATAGTCGACGTCGGTGCCGGTACTGGTCTCGTTGCAGAAGAG TTGAGAAAAGCTGGATTCGTGGGACGGTTCGATGCAATCGAACCTTCCACCGGGCTGTTGAAAGAAGCCGAGTTAAAAGGAGGACTATATCAAAACTGTTATACGGAATACGTTACCGTAGAAAAACCATGCTCTATTCCAACGG GCTTTTATGACCACGCTGTGACCTGCGGAGCTATCGTACCGGGCCACATACCATATCAGGCGCTTTTGGAGATACTAAGAATGGTAAAAGAAG GTGGGTGCATTTTCGCCTGTTTTAGGAAGAATTATCTAGACTTGGAACAGTTTCAAGGTTTCAACGAATTTCTAGAGAAAATTCAAAGCGAAGGAAAGTGCACGTACGACATCATCGAAATAGACGAGTATTGTTTTTCGTTGCCCGGTCTGATTACAGTTCTGAAGAAAACTTGCCGATGA
- the LOC141901724 gene encoding bile acid-CoA:amino acid N-acyltransferase-like — protein sequence MEVVVNPTSCIIDEILHIKGSNLTAYALVTFYATMADDDGCVWHSRAYYIADVHGEVDVITAPSVGGSYTGVQPMGLVWSMAIKGDPDPEKHGFRFVKKDVTQPLDLVISIHSGHVNFSDIASAYERDGEEIASCKCKRYYMATGVSRQEVNDGRLRGAFYMPNGEGPFPGILDFFGSSGGLMEHRSALLASRGFTVLSLAFFNYKDLPSWGDIDLEYFEEGVDWLCARPGVFSERGIGVISVSKGSDIALLLPSHVPKVTAVVAINGFDHNTEVEIKYKGEIHKSFPVQKYREKILTIDEIIRSNDICDFHFEKSTQARFLLLAGAFDRWANPIASQRMLTRFESSDEKELRRCELVVYPGAGHLLEPPFAPFCRYVSGVDFGGERKLHSKAQEQSWAKIRYFFTECLHY from the coding sequence ATGGAAGTGGTAGTTAATCCAACGTCTTGTATCATCGATGAAATATTGCATATAAAAGGAAGCAACTTAACTGCATATGCTTTGGTTACATTTTACGCAACGATGGCCGATGATGATGGATGCGTGTGGCATTCCCGGGCTTATTATATAGCAGATGTGCACGGAGAAGTCGACGTCATAACTGCGCCGTCGGTAGGTGGCAGTTACACCGGTGTTCAACCAATGGGTCTTGTATGGTCAATGGCGATAAAAGGTGATCCTGATCCGGAAAAACACGGCTTTCGGTTCGTGAAAAAGGACGTTACGCAGCCTTTAGACCTAGTTATTTCTATTCATTCGGGTCATGTCAATTTTTCGGATATAGCTTCTGCATATGAGAGAGATGGGGAAGAAATAGCAAGTTGCAAATGTAAAAGATATTACATGGCCACCGGTGTTTCTCGCCAAGAAGTCAATGATGGTAGACTCCGCGGTGCTTTCTATATGCCTAATGGTGAAGGACCCTTCCCTggtattttagatttctttggaTCGAGCGGTGGACTTATGGAACACCGTTCAGCTCTGCTGGCGTCTCGTGGATTCACGGTCTTGTCGCTGGCTTTCTTCAATTATAAGGATCTTCCCTCGTGGGGCGATATAGACTTGGAATACTTCGAGGAGGGTGTTGACTGGCTCTGCGCGAGACCTGGGGTGTTCTCGGAACGTGGTATCGGCGTCATTAGCGTATCCAAAGGTTCAGACATAGCGCTGTTACTACCGTCACATGTTCCAAAAGTAACGGCAGTCGTCGCGATAAATGGTTTCGACCACAATACGGAAGTTGAAATTAAATACAAGGGCGAAATCCACAAGTCGTTTCCTGTCCAAAAATATCGTGAAAAAATACTAACCATCGATGAAATCATCCGGTCGAATGATATTTGCGACTTCCATTTCGAGAAGTCGACGCAAGCAAGATTCTTGCTTCTCGCCGGGGCTTTCGACCGATGGGCAAATCCGATAGCGTCACAAAGAATGTTAACCCGATTTGAATCGAGTGATGAAAAAGAACTACGTCGCTGTGAACTGGTAGTATATCCGGGCGCTGGGCACCTTTTAGAACCACCATTTGCCCCGTTCTGTAGATACGTTTCTGGCGTGGACTTTGGTGGCGAACGAAAGCTTCATTCAAAAGCTCAAGAGCAATCATGGGCTAAAATCAGATATTTCTTCACGGAATGTTTGCACTATTGA
- the LOC141902052 gene encoding methyltransferase-like protein 27, translating into MAVPQCEDANLYEFLTKKLHENEDPAAVTEIYDQWTSYDKEVKQMWYAGPKNLAKVVDKYVQNKECSIVDVGAGTGLAAEELRKAGFTGRFDAIEPSTGLLKEAELKGGLYQKLYTEYVTVEKPCSIPTGFYDHAVTCGAIVPGHIPYQALSEMLRMVKKDGCVFACFRKNYLDFEQFQGFNEFLEKIQSEGKCTYDIIEIDEYCFSLPGLIIVLKKTC; encoded by the exons ATGGCAGTCCCACAATGTGAAGACGCGAATTTGTACGAGTTCCTGACGAAAAAACTTCACGAAAATGAGGACCCCGCAGCGGTTACGGAAATCTACGACCAATGGACAAGTTACGACAAG GAGGTAAAACAGATGTGGTACGCTGGTCCAAAGAATTTGGCGAAAGTTGTGGATAAGTACGTTCAAAATAAAGAATGCTCGATAGTTGATGTCGGTGCCGGTACTGGTCTCGCCGCAGAAGAG TTGAGAAAAGCTGGATTCACGGGGCGGTTTGATGCAATCGAACCTTCCACCGGGCTGTTGAAAGAGGCCGAGTTAAAAGGAGGACTTTATCAAAAGCTTTATACAGAATACGTTACCGTGGAAAAACCATGCTCAATTCCAACGg GTTTTTATGACCACGCTGTCACTTGTGGAGCCATCGTACCGGGCCACATACCATATCAGGCGCTTTCGGAGATGTTAAGAATGGTAAAAAAAG ATGGCTGCGTTTTCGCCTGTTTTAGGAAGAATTATCTAGATTTTGAACAATTTCAAGGTTTCAACGAATTTCTAGAGAAAATTCAAAGCGAAGGAAAGTGCACGTACGACATTATCGAAATAGACGAATATTGTTTTTCGTTGCCCGGTCTGATTATAGTTCTAAAGAAAACTTGTTAA